GTCAGTGGTTTGGCGATGACGCCGTCGAGACCGGCTCCCTCGAACTCGTCGAACCAGAGCCGCGCCGTCTCGAGATCGGTGGTCGCCGGCGTGACATGGAACGCGGCGGCCGATCCGGCCGCGGAAACAGGCACCGCGTCGACCAGGGCGGCGCGCCGCTCACTGAACGGGCGCGCGGTGAAATCGTCGTCGCCGAGGGCCAGCAGATCGAATGCGATGAACGCCGCCGGGGTGTGCTCCGCGAGCATCCGCACTCGCGAATCGGCGGGGTGGATGCGCTGTTGCAGTGCCTCGAAGTCCAGGCCGTGGTCGGTGGCGATGACGATCTCACCGTCGATCACGCAGCGCGGCGGCAGCTCGGCCCGGGCCGCGGCGATCAGCTCGGGGAAGTAGCGGGTCATCGGGCGCTCGTTGCGGCTACCCAATTCGACCTGGTCGCCGTCCCGGAAGCAGATGGACCGGAAGCCGTCCCATTTGGGCTCATACGAGGATTCCGGCGGTATCGCTTTGACCGGCTTGGCCAGCATCGGCGACACCGGCGGCATGACGGGCAAGTCCATTGGTCCATTCTGACGCGGGGCGTGCTGGAATCGAGGGATGGCTGCGGCATCCGAAGAGCTCGACGTCGACGGCGTCTCGGTGCGCCTCTCCAACCCGGACAAGGTGTACTTCCCGAAGCTCGGGTCGAACGGCACCAAGCGGCGGCTCGTCGAGTACTACCGCGCCGTGGCAGGCGGCCCGATGCTGGACGCCCTGCGCAACCGGCCCACGCATCTGCAGCGCTTTCCGGACGGCATCGACGGCGAGGAGATCTATCAGAAGCGGATACCGCAGCATCATCCCGACTATTTGGAGACCTGCCGGATCACTTTTCCGTCAGGGCGGACCGCCGACGCGCTGATGGTGACGCATCCCGCCGCGATCGTGTGGGCGGCACAGATGGGCACGATCACGCTACATCCCTGGCAGGTTCGCTGTCCCGATACCGAGCACCCCGACGAGCTGCGCATCGATCTTGATCCCCAGCCCGGTGTCGGTTTCGAGCAGGCGCGTTCGGTGGCGGTGGACGTGCTGCGTCCACTGCTCGACGAGCTTGGTCTCGTCGGCTATCCCAAGACCTCCGGTGGCCGCGGGATCCACGTGTTTCTCCGGATCGCCACCGACTGGGATTTCATCGCGGTCCGACGGGCCGGCATTGCGTTGGCGCGCGAGGTCGAACGCCGCGCGCCGGACGCGGTGACCACGTCGTGGTGGAAGGAGGAACGCGGCGAGCGCATCTTCATCGACTTCAACCAAAACGCCCGGGACCGCACGATGGCCTCGCCCTACTCGGTGCGTCGGACGCCGATCGCGACCGTCTCGATGCCGTTGAGCTGGGACGAGTTAGCCGGCGCGGAGCCCGACGATTACACGATGGCGACGGTGCCGGAACTGATGCAGGGCCGCGACGACCCGTGGGCCGGCATGGACGGGGCCGCCCAATCGCTGACCCCGTTACTGGAGATGGTCGAGGCGGACGAGGAGCATGGCCTGGGCGATATGCCTTATCCGCCGAATTACCCCAAAATGCCCGGCGAACCGAAACGAGTGCAGCCGAGTCGGGATACGGACCTGACCAGGAAAAACAAGTCGAATTGAATGACAGTGTTCGCTGGGTGCACATCCAGAAAGTCATAATTTTCCGCATTCACCAGTCCCGTGCAGGGCATATTCTGGCATTCTGACAGCTAAATCATCGCGTTTCGCCGCGGAGGGGAATTACTGCGAGCGAGCCGACAATGGCCGGGGGCCTGAAGGACGGAGTGGCCATGCCTGGCCTGAGGAGCAAGCTCATTATCGCGGCGATTCTCGCGGCCGCCGCCGCCGCGACCGCCGGGTGCACCGCGCCGCTCACAATCGACTGCAGCCCCTACACCTGCACTGCCTAATTCCTGACGGGCGAGGCACCGGTCGGCAGTATCAGCATCGTCAGCGGGAATTTCAGCGCTGCGCCGCCGCCGGAGATCGTGCAGTAGACGATTTCCATTTCCAGCGGCGTCTGACCGATCGGCCGGGTCTGCATGTTCAGGTGGGGCTCGAGGTGATGGGGAGTGGCGAGCCAGTTGAGGCCGCGTTGGATCGACTCTCTCATGCGTTCGACTGTACGCCCGCGGTGAAAGTTATTGCCGCACGCGAATTTTCAAATGCATGGGGCGGCGCCGGTGCAAATGGCAGCGCTGAATTAGTGAGAATTCCACATGCGTTTCGCCCGTCGATTTGGGAAACGTGACGCTGTGAATTCACTCGCGGCGTACTTGGGTTCAACCAAATGCGAAGTGACCCGGGGCCATTCGTCGGCGAACCGACTACGACTGTGCCGGCTGCGGCACAAATCCCGGCTGGCCCGCCAATGTGCGCGGTGCGCCGTCGCGTGACCGCAATATCCGGGCGGCGACGAGTGCGATCAGGGCACCCGCCACGCCGGCGGTCGGTGCCGGCCCGGCCGGTCCACAGAGCACCATGTATCCGAACGCGGAGCCGACCGCGAGCAAAGCGGAGTGCACAAAGGTCCAGCGGATGGTGGAGCGCAGCCGGAAGGACACGGCGATACCCAGCAACAGCGCGACAACGTGACCAACCGCGGTGAAGTCTGCGCTCAACGCCGCGGCGATGGCGTTGCCCATCCACCAGCCGATCCACACCGGTCGCCAGCGCGACGGCATCGATGCCGTGAGCGCGCCCAGGACGCACACGGCGCCGTAGCTCATCCCCACATCGGTGGCGCGCGCCAAGGACATCGGCAGCCAGCCTGCGGTCAACGCGGTGGTGAGCCAGACGGCTACGACCAACGTGGCGCCGATATGGCCGAGTGCGAACGCGATGACCAAACCCTTGCTGCGCCAGATCAGTTCGCCCAGAGCCAGCAGACACACCAGGCCCGGTAACCACAGCAGCACGTGGCCGCCGTCGCTGACGAACGCGCTGCCGACCAACGTGACGATTTGGCCGTGCGCCAGATTGTGCAAATTGGTGCTCATCTCCCGCACCGCGACGTCGTGCACATGCGGACCGAGCGCCGTCAGCAGGAAAGACACCCCAAGCAGCATGGCGGTGTACACGATGGTGACCGGCAACCACGCCGCTACCGACAGCACCCGCGAGCCCCACTGTGTCGGGCGGTTCTCAATACGAAGCACGGCGGTTGCACCTTCGGGGGTCCGGGCGACTATTGGCGGCCAATGGTCACCGTTTCGGGCAACAGCCATGTCCGGCATGCCTATTCCCCCCTCGCAGCGCTGACCACCATTGTGACGGAACCGGCGGGGTGCGGCCGGTGAGACCAATCACAGTCGCGGGCCGGCAGGTAGCCCGCGGCGATCTCGGTGACGGCCAGGTGCGGGCTCAGTCCGTGCCGGAGCGACGGATGCAGCTCGAACAGCGTCATGCTTCTAAATTGAGGTCTGCAGCGCCGGCGTGCCACGTTCTTAACCGATTTTTCACACCCGGGTGCTCAATCTTCACGGTTTCGGCGCGAATGCTCGGCCCGGCAGGCTTAGCCGGCGGCCTTCGCGATGACGAACGGCACGTCGTCGGGGCTGCCTCGCGCTGCGGCAATCAACTCCCGCGCGGTCCGCCGCGCGCCAGAATCGCCGCGTCGCGGTCGTCGGGCAGCGTGTAGGTGGTCACGTCGTCGAGCGCACCGGAGCTCACCGCGGCGGGCCCAGCAGGAGGCGGCGGCCACGCTGATCGACGCTTCGCTGCACCCTTGACGACGTCGTCCCGCGGCTGCTAAACATGGCCTGCGTCACTATTTGGGCGATCGCCCAAAAGGGACGCGGTGGAGGTTGACATGGGCAAGGTCGCATTCGTCAGCGGTGCGGCGCGCAGCTGCCTGAACTAAGGGAAAGCATCGATGACTGTCACCAAGGACACCGAGGTCTACTACGACCCCTATGACGTCGACATCAACACCGACCCGTACCCCACGTACGCGCGACTGCGCGAAGAGGCCCCGCTGTATTACAACGAGCAATACGACTTCTGGGCGGTATCAAGGCATTCCGACGTCGAGCACGGGCTGGCCAACTGGCAGACGTTCTCGAACCGTCGCAGCGACATCCTCGAACTGGTGCAGTCGAAGTTCGACATGCCCCGCGGCGTGATGATGTTCCAGGACCCGCCCGAGCACACGATGCTGCGCGGGCTGATGTCGCGGGTGTTCACGCCGCGCCGGATGGCCGAAATCGAAGACCAGATCCGGCGCTACTGCGTGCGCTGCCTGGATCCGCTCGTCGGTACGTCGGGATTCGACATCATTGCCGAGCTTGCGTCGATGATGCCCATGCGAGTGATCGGCATGCTGTTGGGAATTCCCGAGTCCGAACAGGTTTCGGTTCGCGACGCCAACGACGCCAATCTGCGCACCAAGCCGGGTGCGCCGCTGAAGGTCGCCAACGCCGATTCCATCGCCGATGGCCGCATCTACGCCGACTACGTCGAATGGCGATCGAAGAACCCGTCCGACGACCTGATGACCACGCTGCTCAATGTCGAGTTCGACGACGAAGACGGGGTGCATCGAAAGCTGACCCGCAAGGAGGTCCTGCACTACACCCAGGTGGTGGCCGGTGCGGGAAACGAGACCACGGGACGGCTGATCGGTTGGCTGGCCAAGGTGCTCGCCGAAAACCCGGATCAGCGCGCCGAAATCCACCGGGACCGCTCACTGCTGAACCGCGCCGTTGACGAGACATTGCGCTTCGAACCCACGGGACCGCACGTGGCACGTTGGATGGCAAAGGATTTCGAGTGCTATGGGAGGACCGTTCCGGCAGGCAGCGCGATGTTGCTGCTGTTCGGCGCCGCTAACCGTGACCCCCGCCGCTACGCCGATCCGGACAGCTTCAACATCCATCGCGACAACATCTCGCACATCACCTTCGGAAAAGGTGTGCACTACTGCCTGGGGGCGAACCTGGCCCGACTGGAGGGCCGTGTCGCACTCGACGAGATCCTTAACCGCTGGCCGGAATGGGATATCGATTACGACACAGCACAACTCGCTTCGACCTCGACCGTGCGCGGCTGGGAGCGGTTGCGGATCGTGCTGCCGTAGCCCCGGGCGCGCTGCAGCCCGGCGTGGCACCCGGCCATCACAGTCGCGGGTGCGACTCAGCCCCGCGCGCCGCGATCACGGCGATTCTTCGGCTCCGGCATTTCGTATCGGTCCAGGAGTCGGTTCACCAGTGCGATGGCCGCGTCGTGGCCCCCGGAGGAACCCAGACCCTCTTCCAGGATCAGGGTGCGGCCGATTGAGGCGATGAAGACCGCGATGGCCGCCGGCGGGAACTCGTCGGTGTCGATGTCGTGTTGGCGGATGATGAAGTTCAGCGCGGTGATTTGTTGCTCGCGCCACCGGTCCGACCATGCGGCGATTTCCGCGCGAATCTCCTTGCGGTGGTTGGCAAGTCCCATGAACTCCAGCAGCAGCCGGGTGTCCTTGGGTGCGATCAGCGTTTCCCAGAAGGCGTGCAGCGGACGGTCGGATGACAGTGCTGCCTGCTGCCGTTCCAGGTAGACGGCGGCGCCGCTGCGGAAGACGGCCAGATACAGCTCGTCCATCGTGGGGAAGTAGTAGTGCACCAGGGCCGGTTTGACGCCGGCCTTGGTGGCAACCCGACGCGACGTCGCCGCGGCGTAACCCTCCTCGACCATGATCTGGCTCGTCGCGGCCACCAGCATGTCGCGCGTCGTCCAGTCGCGCGCCTTCGGTCGCTCGGATGCGGTCACAGTCTGGTCATATCACACAGCAGGTTCGGCGACCATGTCGAAGAACGCGGCACCGGAGTCCGGGATGCGGTTCTGTTTGAACACGTTGACCGCGTAGGAGACCAGAATCATCGAATACAGAAGGTGCAGCAGCCGTTCGGCCTCCTCGGGCAACTCGTTGATGTCGAGGCCATTCAGATAGGCGATGGCTTCCTCGGCTCTCGGAGCAATGGCGTCGTAGAAACTGACGAGTTCGTCGTACGGTTTCTGTAGGCGCGCCCGGTAGCGCTGCGCCCGCGTCGGTAACGCCCAATCGGAGACGAACGGTTCGAGGTCGGCAAACCCTTCGGGCAATTCGGTCATCACGACTCCCCGCACTGGTAGGCGTTGACCGTGTCACGGATGACCGTGTGGAACTGGCGGATCAGCAGTTCCTGGTCGCTGAGGTGGAAAGTGTTCTGCGCTCGCGTCTTCAGGGCCGAGTGGGTCGCCTCGATCGTGTTCACGTCCTGCATGGCGAACTCGATCGTGCTGTCGACCACCAGCTCCTGTGCCAGCCGATCGCGGGCGTTCTCCGGCGGCACGAAGTACATGTCGATCTCATAAATGTGGGAATCGACCGTCTCCGGCCAGTAGGTGTAGGTGATGTAGTAGCCACGCGCCCAGATCTGGATCGAAATGTTTGGAAATACCCAGAATTGGTCGTTGCCCCACGATGCGATATTGCCGCGGTTGAGGAACCCGGACTCGCCGCGGCCGTCGTTTTCCAGGCCGATGTCTGGCACGTCATCCGGGCCGAAAAGCCCGGCACGGAACAGCTTGTAGACCCAACGCTGGTCTTGGCGGGCCGGTCCTGCGGTGCCGGGCTCGCGCGGCGGCAACGGTGGCGGGCCAGGAACCGAGGTCAGCATGTGCGGCCGGAACAGCTCGTAGTGGTAGGAGTCGACGGGCGGCACCATCTTCTCGGCCTTGGAGACATCGGGATCGATGAAGCGGCCGTGCACATACGGCGGGTGATACCACTCGCAGACCGAGTCGACGGCCAGTTTCCAGTTGCCTTTGATCCGAGTGGAAAAGCCGTAGTGCTGGGTCATCTTGGAGAACGGGTACGCCTCGATGCTCAACAGGGCATCGCCCAGGAAGCTGCGCAGCGGCAACGGAACTCGTCCTGGTTTGGCGGCGAGGTTGACGAAGATGAAGCCCGCCCACACCTCGCAGTGCACCGGCGGCATGCCCAGGCTGCTCTTGTCGAGGTTGAAGAACTCTTCCTCGTTGGTGATGTGATTGACCTTGCCGTCCAGGCCGTAGCGCCAACCGTGGTACTTGCAGGAGAACGCGCGGCAGGTGCCGGATGACTCCTGGCCGGGGTGTTCTTGCCAGACGACCTTGTTTCCGCGGTGTGCGCACACATTATGGAACGCGTGCACGGTGTCGTCGAGGTCGCGGGCGATCACGATCGAAGCGAGTCGACCGGGCAGGTCACGGGTGAAGTACGAGCCCTTTTTGGGTAGCCGCTCAATGCGCCCGACGCACAACCAGTTTCGTTCGAAGACGGCTGTGCGTTCGGCGGCGAAGAACTCGTCGGAGATCGAGTCCTCGTAGTTGACCGGACCGGTACCCAATTCGGGATAATCGGTGGTGAACTTGCCGCGGCCGGTGGACAGCCGCTGCTGGATGCTGGTCACGAAGGGACTCCTTCCTGCGCGGGCGCGCCGTTGGACCAGGGCTGCTGGTCCCAAGCCCGGTCCAGCGGGGCCATCTCGCCGCCGAACGGGAAGAAGGCGCGCTGTGCGTAGGTTTCTCGCGCCAGACCGTGGCCGAGTTCGTCGAGGAACGCTCGTTTGAGCGGGTTGGTGAACAGCTGGCGCGAGTAGCGCAGCGTCAGGGGCGGGCGCTTGACCAGTTCGCGTGCCAGCGCCCAAGCCCGGTCCAGCAGTTGATCCTTGGGTAACACCTCGTTGACGACGCCCCACTCCTTGGCCTCCCGCGCGCCGAGCTTCATGCCGGTCAGCAGGAAGTAGCGGGCGCGGGTGTGGCCGGCCAGGAAGCTCCAGATGACGTGCTGGCCGTCGCCCGGCACCTGTCCGCGGGGGAAGTGCGATGCGTCCTGGAAGTAGGCGTCCTCGGCGGCCAGGACGATGTCGCCCATCAGCGCCACCTCGGAGTGGATGTTGCACGGTCCGTTGACGGCGCTGATCATCGGAACATCGACGTCGAGCACGTTGGTGATCAGATGCCTTGCATACCAAGCTTTTTCGTCGAGCTTGACGAGGCCGCGGGTGCCTGGCATCAGCAGATACTCGGGCTGGTCGACCAGTTCGCCGTTGGGCAACCGGCCCCAGTTGGCGTTGTAGTTCTCGCCGGTGCCGGTGTGGATCAGGACCTTGATCTCGCGGTCTCCGGCGATGTCGGCGAACGCATCCGACATGTCATCGTGTGCGCGCCAATCCCACACCAGGCTGTCCCCGTTGGTGTGGCATTGCATGAACAAGATTCCGTCGTCGGCGAGTTCGAATCGGTAGTTCGCGTAGCGATTCTGGTATTCGCTAAATCTCGTCCGCTTTGCCATCGAGTTGTCTCATCTCCGCGGTGGTGAAGGTGGCGCCGAGGCTATTTGAGCGATCGCCCAAATGAGGTAGCTGCCATGCTTGCACCTCGGCCAGCACTGGTCAAGGGCTCAGTGACCGTGCAACAGGGCCACCACGGGTGCAAACGATTCGATCTGAGACTGCTGCACGGTGACGTAATTGACGCCGAGGCTCTCGCGACGTGAACGTAGCAATTCCGCAACGCTTTCCGGTGTGCCGATCAGAACGTTGGGGTGATCGCGCAGCAGATCCGCCGAGATGCCGGTGGTTTTCGCGATGTCGGCCAACGCCGCGTCGGGGTCGCCGGTGATTTCGGTGAAGTACGGGGAACTCTCGACGTCGAGTTGGCCGTAGCGATCTGCGGCCGCCGCACGCACGAACCCGATTCGACGTTCGGCGACCGCCTGTGGATCGAGACCGTCGCCATCGCGCGCCACGAACGGCACGCTCGAGATGCTGACGATGTCGGCCTCGCGGCCGGCCAGGGAGAGCACCCGACGGCCGCCGCCGCCGATCATGACCGGTGGGTGCGGCCGTTGCACCGGGCGCGGCCGTCCCGCGTACCCGCGCACCTGAACGAACTCGCCCGAGTAGTCCAATTCTTCGCCCTGCCAATGGGCCTTGATGAGCGCGACGACCTCGGCCAGCTTGGCGATCCGACGCCCCGGGCGATCGAATTCGAGTCCCATCGCGTTGTATTCGACGTCGCTCCAGCCGGCCCCGATGCCCAACTCCAGGCGGCCGTCGGACAGCAGATCGAGCGTCGCGGCCTCCTTGGCCAACACCGCCGGCACGTGATAGTCGATGCAGAACACCCGGCAACCGATGCGCAACTTCTCGGTGTACGCGGCGGCCGCCGCCATGGCCGCGATCGGGGCAAGGTCTTGGCGCGGAGTGCGGGCGGCCCGCTGCGCGGGGCCCGGGCCGAGATAGTGATCGGCGAGGAAAAGCGTTGAATAGCCGAGGTCTT
The Mycobacterium sp. 050128 genome window above contains:
- a CDS encoding ATP-dependent DNA ligase, translating into MDLPVMPPVSPMLAKPVKAIPPESSYEPKWDGFRSICFRDGDQVELGSRNERPMTRYFPELIAAARAELPPRCVIDGEIVIATDHGLDFEALQQRIHPADSRVRMLAEHTPAAFIAFDLLALGDDDFTARPFSERRAALVDAVPVSAAGSAAAFHVTPATTDLETARLWFDEFEGAGLDGVIAKPLTITYQPDKRVMFKIKHERTADCVVAGYRVHKSGGDAIGSLLLGLYQDDGQLVSVGVIGALPMAERRRLFAELQPLVTTFDDHPWNWAAHEAGERTPRKNETSRWNAGKDLSFVPLRPERVVEVRYDHMEGRRFRHTAQFSRWRTDREPRSCTYEQLEQPITFSLGDIVPGLG
- a CDS encoding aromatic ring-hydroxylating oxygenase subunit alpha; this translates as MTSIQQRLSTGRGKFTTDYPELGTGPVNYEDSISDEFFAAERTAVFERNWLCVGRIERLPKKGSYFTRDLPGRLASIVIARDLDDTVHAFHNVCAHRGNKVVWQEHPGQESSGTCRAFSCKYHGWRYGLDGKVNHITNEEEFFNLDKSSLGMPPVHCEVWAGFIFVNLAAKPGRVPLPLRSFLGDALLSIEAYPFSKMTQHYGFSTRIKGNWKLAVDSVCEWYHPPYVHGRFIDPDVSKAEKMVPPVDSYHYELFRPHMLTSVPGPPPLPPREPGTAGPARQDQRWVYKLFRAGLFGPDDVPDIGLENDGRGESGFLNRGNIASWGNDQFWVFPNISIQIWARGYYITYTYWPETVDSHIYEIDMYFVPPENARDRLAQELVVDSTIEFAMQDVNTIEATHSALKTRAQNTFHLSDQELLIRQFHTVIRDTVNAYQCGES
- a CDS encoding enoyl-CoA hydratase/isomerase family protein; the encoded protein is MAKRTRFSEYQNRYANYRFELADDGILFMQCHTNGDSLVWDWRAHDDMSDAFADIAGDREIKVLIHTGTGENYNANWGRLPNGELVDQPEYLLMPGTRGLVKLDEKAWYARHLITNVLDVDVPMISAVNGPCNIHSEVALMGDIVLAAEDAYFQDASHFPRGQVPGDGQHVIWSFLAGHTRARYFLLTGMKLGAREAKEWGVVNEVLPKDQLLDRAWALARELVKRPPLTLRYSRQLFTNPLKRAFLDELGHGLARETYAQRAFFPFGGEMAPLDRAWDQQPWSNGAPAQEGVPS
- a CDS encoding rhomboid-like protein, yielding MENRPTQWGSRVLSVAAWLPVTIVYTAMLLGVSFLLTALGPHVHDVAVREMSTNLHNLAHGQIVTLVGSAFVSDGGHVLLWLPGLVCLLALGELIWRSKGLVIAFALGHIGATLVVAVWLTTALTAGWLPMSLARATDVGMSYGAVCVLGALTASMPSRWRPVWIGWWMGNAIAAALSADFTAVGHVVALLLGIAVSFRLRSTIRWTFVHSALLAVGSAFGYMVLCGPAGPAPTAGVAGALIALVAARILRSRDGAPRTLAGQPGFVPQPAQS
- a CDS encoding TIGR03621 family F420-dependent LLM class oxidoreductase; the encoded protein is MDRPPFRFAVQATNASGGREWRDTVRKVEDLGYSTLFLADHYLGPGPAQRAARTPRQDLAPIAAMAAAAAYTEKLRIGCRVFCIDYHVPAVLAKEAATLDLLSDGRLELGIGAGWSDVEYNAMGLEFDRPGRRIAKLAEVVALIKAHWQGEELDYSGEFVQVRGYAGRPRPVQRPHPPVMIGGGGRRVLSLAGREADIVSISSVPFVARDGDGLDPQAVAERRIGFVRAAAADRYGQLDVESSPYFTEITGDPDAALADIAKTTGISADLLRDHPNVLIGTPESVAELLRSRRESLGVNYVTVQQSQIESFAPVVALLHGH
- a CDS encoding TetR/AcrR family transcriptional regulator; the protein is MLVAATSQIMVEEGYAAATSRRVATKAGVKPALVHYYFPTMDELYLAVFRSGAAVYLERQQAALSSDRPLHAFWETLIAPKDTRLLLEFMGLANHRKEIRAEIAAWSDRWREQQITALNFIIRQHDIDTDEFPPAAIAVFIASIGRTLILEEGLGSSGGHDAAIALVNRLLDRYEMPEPKNRRDRGARG
- the ligD gene encoding non-homologous end-joining DNA ligase; translation: MAAASEELDVDGVSVRLSNPDKVYFPKLGSNGTKRRLVEYYRAVAGGPMLDALRNRPTHLQRFPDGIDGEEIYQKRIPQHHPDYLETCRITFPSGRTADALMVTHPAAIVWAAQMGTITLHPWQVRCPDTEHPDELRIDLDPQPGVGFEQARSVAVDVLRPLLDELGLVGYPKTSGGRGIHVFLRIATDWDFIAVRRAGIALAREVERRAPDAVTTSWWKEERGERIFIDFNQNARDRTMASPYSVRRTPIATVSMPLSWDELAGAEPDDYTMATVPELMQGRDDPWAGMDGAAQSLTPLLEMVEADEEHGLGDMPYPPNYPKMPGEPKRVQPSRDTDLTRKNKSN
- a CDS encoding cytochrome P450; amino-acid sequence: MTVTKDTEVYYDPYDVDINTDPYPTYARLREEAPLYYNEQYDFWAVSRHSDVEHGLANWQTFSNRRSDILELVQSKFDMPRGVMMFQDPPEHTMLRGLMSRVFTPRRMAEIEDQIRRYCVRCLDPLVGTSGFDIIAELASMMPMRVIGMLLGIPESEQVSVRDANDANLRTKPGAPLKVANADSIADGRIYADYVEWRSKNPSDDLMTTLLNVEFDDEDGVHRKLTRKEVLHYTQVVAGAGNETTGRLIGWLAKVLAENPDQRAEIHRDRSLLNRAVDETLRFEPTGPHVARWMAKDFECYGRTVPAGSAMLLLFGAANRDPRRYADPDSFNIHRDNISHITFGKGVHYCLGANLARLEGRVALDEILNRWPEWDIDYDTAQLASTSTVRGWERLRIVLP